A genomic window from Quercus lobata isolate SW786 chromosome 10, ValleyOak3.0 Primary Assembly, whole genome shotgun sequence includes:
- the LOC115963041 gene encoding AAA-ATPase ASD, mitochondrial-like yields the protein MKSPIMFPATMTEMFTTMGSTLASFMFVWAIIRQYCPYELRRFFEKYTQQITGYFYPYIRISFHEFAGDRLKRSDAYSAVEAYLSANSSKSAKKLKAEMGRDSRKLVLSMDEYERVTDDFRGVKVWWLLSKSVSAARQNSYYPEQEKRFYKLTFHKKHRDIITEKYLEHVVSEGKEIRVRNRQRKLYTNSPGYKWPSYKQTMWSHIVFEHPASFETLAMDPEKKEEIIEDLRTFSKSKDYYAKIGKAWKRGYLLYGPPGTGKSTMIAAMANLLNYDIYDLELTAVKDNTELRKLLIETTSKSIIVIEDIDCSLDLTGQRKKKSEKSSDDENDKMSKEIAKKEAKEENGSKVTLSGLLNFIDGLWSACGGERLIVFTTNYVEKLDPALIRRGRMDKHIELSYCTFEAFKVLAKNYLSLEMHPMFDTIQTLIGETKITPADVAENLMPKSSLDDAEKCLSSLIQALEEAKEEAAKEEAAKKEKAAEKEKEAKEEAAKKEKEAKEEAAEKEEAAKEEAAKKENAARKKAGIKENGPTKEDAFQSQVDKETENVL from the coding sequence ATGAAAAGTCCCATAATGTTTCCAGCAACCATGACTGAGATGTTTACAACTATGGGTTCTACCTTAGCTAGTTTTATGTTTGTATGGGCAATCATTCGCCAATACTGTCCATATGAGCTTCGTCGtttctttgaaaaatatacacaacaaatcacaggttaCTTCTATCCTTACATAAGGATTTCTTTCCATGAGTTTGCAGGAGATAGGCTTAAGCGTAGTGACGCCTATTCAGCTGTTGAGGCATATCTTAGTGCTAACTCTTCCAAGAGTGCTAAAAAGCTCAAAGCTGAGATGGGTAGAGATAGTAGAAAATTGGTGCTGAGCATGGATGAGTATGAGAGGGTTACTGATGATTTTCGTGGTGTTAAGGTTTGGTGGTTGTTAAGCAAGTCAGTGTCAGCAGCAAGGCAGAATTCATATTATCCTGAACAAGAGAAGAGGTTCTACAAGCTCACATTTCATAAGAAGCACCGTGATATTATCACTGAGAAATACTTGGAGCATGTTGTGAGTGAAGGGAAGGAGATTAGGGTGAGGAATAGGCAAAGGAAGCTGTATACTAACAGTCCTGGTTACAAGTGGCCAAGTTACAAGCAAACTATGTGGAGTCATATTGTGTTTGAGCACCCAGCAAGCTTTGAAACTTTGGCTATGGACCCAGAGAAGAAGGAGGAGATTATAGAAGATTTGAGAACTTTTAGCAAGAGTAAGGACTACTATGCAAAGATTGGGAAGGCTTGGAAGAGGGGTTATTTACTATATGGCCCACCAGGGACTGGAAAGTCTACAATGATTGCAGCAATGGCAAATTTGTTGAACTATGATATCTATGATCTTGAGCTCACAGCAGTGAAGGACAACACAGAGTTGAGGAAGCTTTTGATTGAGACAACTAGTAAGTCTATTATTGTGATAGAGGATATTGATTGTTCACTTGATCTTACAGGTCAGAGGAAGAAGAAATCAGAGAAATCTTCAGACGATGAGAATGACAAGATGAGTAAAGAAATTGCTAAGAAGGAAGCAAAGGAAGAGAATGGTAGCAAAGTCACTCTTTCAGGGcttttgaatttcattgatgGGCTGTGGTCTGCTTGTGGGGGAGAGAGGTTGATTGTTTTTACTACTAATTATGTGGAGAAGCTGGATCCTGCACTCATAAGAAGGGGTAGAATGGACAAGCATATTGAGCTGTCTTACTGTACTTTTGAGGCATTCAAGGTGCTTGCAAAGAACTACTTGAGTCTTGAAATGCATCCCATGTTTGATACAATTCAGACGTTAATAGGAGAGACCAAGATCACGCCTGCTGATGTTGCCGAGAACCTTATGCCCAAGTCCTCACTGGATGATGCAGAGAAATGTCTATCAAGCCTAATACAAGCTCTTGAGGAAGCGAAGGAAGAGGCAGCAAAGGAAGAAGCAGCAAAGAAGGAAAAGGCAgcagagaaagaaaaggaagcaAAGGAAGAGGCagcaaagaaagagaaagaagcaAAGGAGGAGGCAGCAGAGAAGGAAGAGGCCGCAAAGGAAGAGGCAGCAAAGAAGGAAAATGCAGCAAGGAAGAAAGCTGGAATAAAAGAGAATGGCCCAACCAAGGAAGATGCTTTTCAGTCTCAAGTTGACAAAGAAACTGAAAATGTATTGTGA
- the LOC115963039 gene encoding DDT domain-containing protein DDR4 has product MSSSSPIPNNHRSSSPEPNPNSQNDTAPTPPVPVNRSNRPSRACTIRAAARLYAAAAPASKPKKKDQQLQQQQQQLEESPQKEQCSKIVTQLVEQPPPAQLPRWTLRSMWELASILNFLHVFRPLLNISIEFSAEEFETALITPNDTLSDIHIPLLKAIPPVTRMALTRDTWVTVLCRKLRDWWHWVADGDLPIVASHGLEVDLYKTLDPGVRVVILKALCDIRVEQEDIRNYIDNSLKHGVQLSAFRKERSGGDSQGISYWYEDDPIIGHRLYREIRKVEVKKAKTKGSQVLHSATYLWETVATNFDEFQDVSEKLFSSKNRTEASLGKKLKIDMLPEIEKDHKRKERLLKKQHRQALLLDNYLSVDGLAPGRSLRDRKPVTYTFDDYDRSINEAIKITKRKQPSPEPLHRREFGKPEASANGKWSGPSHAQHDNFSAPSPTSPDFDDGQEDNKTDLDRSNRRRQRPQRYSAKDFVEAVSDNDADYDSDDDIVGEAVYDEEYLKKRKERRKFSSSSEGDEEYHWDDENAEEEEEEEEEDDDSLSASEDDSDEPRKLRKLPGRTRRETKLRSVDELQSGLRRSKRATRNRINYRQYELSESEPESMKPEKSIASDAHSDASENGEYSIESQNSDGNDNDQEMKVDQPVEDYTETVEKEQQQPPEKPNSPGQDEIEGVRKRRFLDLNELAPGSGFDDGLNTVMKDEDTDDF; this is encoded by the exons ATGTCCTCCTCGTCTCCGATCCCCAACAACCACCGATCCTCTTCGCCGGAACCCAACCCCAATTCCCAAAACGACACCGCCCCGACCCCACCCGTCCCCGTCAACCGTAGCAACCGCCCCTCCCGCGCGTGCACTATCCGGGCCGCCGCGAGGCTCTACGCGGCCGCTGCTCCGGCGAGCAAGCCGAAGAAGAAGGACCAGCAAttgcagcagcagcagcagcaattGGAGGAGTCGCCGCAGAAGGAGCAATGCAGCAAGATCGTCACGCAGCTGGTGGAGCAGCCCCCGCCGGCTCAATTGCCCCGGTGGACTCTCCGGTCCATGTGGGAGTTGGCTTCTATACTCAATTTCTTGCAT GTGTTTAGGCCGCTATTGAATATTTCGATTGAGTTCTCGGCTGAGGAGTTCGAGACGGCTTTGATTACTCCCAATGATACTTTGAGTGACATACATATTCCTTTATTGAAG GCAATCCCTCCTGTTACGCGAATGGCACTTACACGTGATACCTGGGTCACTGTTTTATGTAGAAAATTGAGAGACTGGTGGCATTGG GTTGCAGATGGAGATCTACCCATTGTTGCTTCTCATGG GTTGGAAGTTGATCTATACAAGACACTTGATCCTGGGGTTCGCGTGGTCATCTTGAAAGCTCTCTGTGACATTCGTGTTGAG CAAGAAGATATCCGGAACTATATTGACAACTCGCTTAAACATGGTGTTCAACTTTCTGCATTTCGTAAAGAACGTTCTGGGGGTGATTCACAAGGAATTTCTTACTG GTATGAAGATGATCCTATAATTGGTCATCGATTGTATCGGGAGATAAGGAAAGTTGAGGTGAAGAAAGCGAAGACAAAGGGTTCCCAGGTTCTTCATAGTGCAACATACCTGTGGGAAACTGTGGCAACCAATTTTGATGAATTTCAAGATGTTTCT GAAAAGCTTTTCTCAAGTAAAAATAGAACAGAGGCTTCACTAGGAAAAAAGTTGAAGATAGACATGCTTCCAGAGATTGAGAAGGATCATAAG AGGAAAGAGAGGTTGCTGAAAAAGCAACACAGACAAGCTCTTCTTCTTGATAATTATTTAAGTGTGGATGGGCTTGCTCCAGGGCGCTCCCTTCGTGACAGAAAACCTGTCACCTATACCTTTG ACGACTATGACCGGTCCATTAATGAGGCTATCAAGATAACCAA GCGAAAACAGCCATCCCCTGAACCTCTACATAGAAGAGAATTTGGGAAACCTGAAGCTTCTGCAAATGGTAAATGGAGTGGTCCTTCACATGCGCAACATGACAATTTCAGTGCACCATCTCCCACGTCACCTGATTTTGATGATGGTCAGGAAGATAATAAAACAGACCTGGATCGAAG CAATCGGCGGAGACAGAGACCTCAACGGTATTCGGCAAAAGATTTTGTTGAAGCAGTTTCAGATAATGATGCAGACTACGATAGCGATGATGATATAGTTGGGGAAGCTGTTTATGATGAGGAATATCTGAAGAAACGGAAAGAGAGGAGGAAGTTTTCAAGTAGCTCTGAAGGAGATGAGGAGTATCATTGGGATGACGAAAATgctgaagaagaggaagaggaagaagaagaagatgatgattcCTTAAGTGCCAGTGAGGATGATAGTGATGAGCCTCGGAAACTTAGAAAATTGCCAGGCCGTACTAGGAGGGAAACAAAACTAAGGTCAGTTGATGAGCTCCAGTCAGGTCTAAGACGCAGTAAGAGGGCCACCAGAAATCGTATTAATTACCGACAGTATGAGTTGTCAGAATCCGAACCAGAGTCTATGAAACCTGAGAAGTCAATTGCATCAGATGCACACTCAGATGCAAGTGAGAATGGTGAGTATTCAATCGAAAGTCAGAATTCTGATGGCAACGATAATGACCAGGAAATGAAAGTTGATCAGCCTGTTGAAGATTACACTGAGACGGTGGAGAAAGAGCAACAACAGCCACCAGAGAAACCAAATAGTCCAGGTCAAGATGAAATTGAGGGTGTACGGAAAAGACGTTTTCTTGACCTAAATGAGCTTGCTCCTGGTTCTGGTTTCGATGATGGCCTGAACACAGTAATGAAAGATGAAGATACAGATGACTTCTAA